One Gloeobacter morelensis MG652769 DNA window includes the following coding sequences:
- a CDS encoding bifunctional acetate--CoA ligase family protein/GNAT family N-acetyltransferase: MLTADPAQDVLRSMRRPLDLIFAPKSVAVIGATDRPGSVGRTILANLLGNPFGGTVFPVNPKRPAVLGVKAYPTIAAVGERVELAIVVTPAATVPGVIRACAEAGVPGAIVISAGFRETGEAGAELERQVLAEARRGGMRIVGPNCLGVMNPHLGFNGTFAGAMANPGSLAFLSQSGALCTSILDWSFREHVGFSAFVSMGSMLDVGWGDWIYYLGDDPRTESIVIYMESIGDARSFLSAAREVAYTKPIIVIKAGRTAAAAQAATSHTGALTGSDEVLDAAFRRTGVLRVASVSELFNMAEVLAKQPRPQGRRLTILTNAGGPGVLATDALVGAGGELAALSPETVAKLDQLLPDHWSHGNPIDILGDAEPERYTRALAAAAHDPGSDGLLVILTPQAMSQPTETARQLVECSRDLHHKPILASWMGGAEVAAGEALLNRAGVPTYTYPDTAARVFNYMGLYSYNLRGIYETPCATEADTGIERAAAAGVLTAARQAGRTLLTEFEAKALLAAYGIPTVETRVAADEEAAVAAAGAIGYPVVVKLHSETITHKSDVQGVHLNLGDAAAVRAAYRAVAGAVEAQERAGKLQPSPQKPHFLGVSVQPMVRLDGYELILGSSIDAQFGPVLLFGTGGQLVEVFKDRALGLPPLNTTLARRMMEQTRIYGALLGVRGRAPVDLAALERLLVRFSQLVTEQPRIREIDINPLLARPGDSDAPTLIALDARVVLHPETICDSDLPRPAIRPYPLQYRAPWTLRDGTAVLIEPIRPEDEPLAVHFHESLSAESVYQRYFQILKLSRRVAHERLARLCFIDYDREMALVAKIREPKSERAQIVAVGRLSKIPGTTRAEFSMMVSDRLHGQGLGTEMLKRLIAVARDEKLSAIRAEILTTNLVMQRICTRLGFALVERPGDPVQLAVLALT; the protein is encoded by the coding sequence ATGCTCACCGCCGATCCGGCCCAGGACGTTTTGCGCTCGATGCGCCGACCGTTGGATCTCATCTTTGCTCCCAAAAGTGTGGCGGTAATCGGCGCCACCGACCGGCCGGGCAGCGTCGGCCGCACGATCCTCGCCAATTTGCTGGGCAATCCCTTCGGCGGCACGGTCTTTCCGGTCAACCCCAAGCGGCCCGCCGTGCTGGGTGTCAAAGCCTACCCGACCATTGCCGCGGTCGGTGAGCGGGTGGAACTGGCCATCGTCGTCACCCCGGCCGCCACGGTGCCCGGGGTGATCCGCGCATGCGCCGAGGCGGGGGTGCCGGGGGCCATTGTAATCTCCGCCGGATTTCGGGAGACGGGGGAGGCGGGGGCCGAACTGGAGCGCCAGGTGCTCGCCGAGGCGCGCAGGGGCGGGATGCGGATTGTCGGTCCCAACTGCCTGGGGGTGATGAACCCGCACCTGGGCTTCAACGGCACGTTTGCCGGTGCGATGGCCAATCCCGGCAGCCTCGCGTTTCTCAGCCAGAGCGGTGCTCTTTGCACGTCGATTCTCGACTGGAGCTTTCGCGAGCACGTCGGTTTCAGCGCCTTCGTCTCGATGGGCTCGATGCTCGATGTGGGCTGGGGCGACTGGATTTACTATCTCGGGGATGACCCCCGCACCGAGAGCATCGTCATCTACATGGAATCGATCGGCGACGCGCGCTCGTTTTTGTCGGCGGCGCGGGAGGTGGCCTATACCAAACCGATCATCGTCATCAAGGCGGGCCGGACAGCGGCGGCGGCCCAGGCTGCCACCAGCCACACAGGCGCCCTCACCGGCAGCGACGAGGTGCTGGATGCCGCCTTCCGGCGCACGGGCGTTCTGCGGGTGGCGAGCGTCTCGGAGCTGTTCAATATGGCCGAAGTGCTCGCCAAACAGCCGCGTCCGCAGGGACGCAGGCTCACCATCCTCACCAACGCGGGCGGGCCGGGGGTGCTCGCCACCGACGCGCTCGTCGGCGCGGGCGGAGAGCTTGCCGCGCTGTCGCCCGAGACGGTCGCCAAACTGGACCAACTGCTGCCCGACCACTGGAGCCACGGCAATCCGATCGACATTTTGGGCGACGCTGAACCCGAGCGCTACACCCGGGCGCTCGCCGCCGCCGCCCACGATCCGGGTAGCGACGGGCTTCTGGTGATCCTCACCCCCCAGGCGATGAGCCAGCCGACCGAGACCGCCCGTCAACTGGTCGAATGTAGCCGCGACCTGCACCACAAGCCGATTTTGGCCAGTTGGATGGGAGGAGCGGAAGTGGCGGCGGGAGAAGCGTTGCTCAACCGCGCGGGCGTTCCCACTTACACCTATCCGGATACCGCCGCGCGCGTCTTCAACTACATGGGGCTCTACAGCTACAACCTGCGCGGCATCTACGAGACGCCCTGCGCCACAGAAGCGGACACGGGCATCGAGCGGGCCGCCGCCGCAGGGGTGCTCACCGCCGCCCGGCAGGCGGGCAGGACGCTGCTCACCGAATTTGAGGCCAAAGCGCTGCTGGCTGCCTACGGCATCCCGACGGTCGAGACGCGCGTGGCAGCGGACGAAGAGGCGGCCGTCGCCGCCGCGGGGGCGATCGGTTACCCGGTGGTCGTGAAGCTGCACTCCGAAACGATTACCCACAAGAGCGACGTGCAGGGGGTGCACCTGAACCTCGGGGACGCAGCGGCCGTGCGCGCCGCCTACCGCGCTGTCGCCGGGGCGGTGGAGGCGCAGGAGCGCGCGGGCAAACTCCAACCCTCCCCGCAGAAACCCCATTTTCTGGGGGTGAGCGTGCAGCCGATGGTCCGCCTCGACGGCTACGAACTGATCCTAGGCAGCAGCATCGACGCCCAATTCGGACCGGTGCTGCTCTTCGGCACCGGCGGGCAATTAGTCGAAGTCTTCAAAGACCGCGCCCTCGGTCTGCCGCCCCTCAACACCACCCTGGCACGGCGGATGATGGAGCAGACGCGCATTTACGGGGCGCTGCTGGGGGTGCGCGGCCGGGCACCTGTGGATCTCGCCGCCCTGGAGCGGCTCCTGGTGCGCTTCAGCCAACTGGTCACCGAGCAGCCGCGCATCCGCGAAATCGACATCAACCCGCTGTTGGCCCGACCCGGCGACAGCGACGCCCCGACGCTGATTGCCCTCGACGCCCGCGTCGTACTGCACCCCGAAACCATTTGCGACAGCGATCTGCCCCGGCCCGCCATCCGGCCCTACCCCCTCCAGTACCGCGCCCCCTGGACGTTGCGCGACGGGACTGCAGTGCTCATCGAACCGATCCGGCCGGAGGACGAACCGCTCGCGGTGCACTTCCACGAGAGCCTCTCGGCCGAAAGCGTCTACCAGCGCTACTTTCAAATTCTCAAGCTCAGCCGCCGCGTCGCCCACGAACGCCTCGCCCGGCTTTGCTTTATCGATTACGACCGCGAGATGGCCCTGGTAGCCAAAATTCGTGAGCCCAAAAGCGAGCGGGCGCAGATCGTCGCTGTGGGGCGGCTCAGCAAAATCCCCGGCACCACCCGGGCGGAATTTTCGATGATGGTCAGCGACCGGCTCCACGGTCAGGGCCTGGGCACCGAAATGCTCAAACGGCTCATCGCCGTAGCCCGCGACGAAAAGCTCAGCGCCATCCGCGCCGAAATCTTGACCACCAACCTGGTGATGCAGCGCATTTGCACCCGACTCGGATTTGCACTGGTCGAACGGCCGGGCGACCCCGTCCAGCTCGCCGTGCTCGCACTAACCTGA
- a CDS encoding ABC transporter ATP-binding protein — protein MHLRVPKLNLPGFGRILRCFWPEIRKQKLLLAGSFSALIAETALRLLEPWPLKYIFDTVILPQSGAVLPAPLAGAEPTVVLTALALGLVAIAALRAGAAYLAVVGMSLVATQVMSEVRARLYSQIQRLSLAFHSRHKSGDLIARVTSDTERLREVTVTAALPLLTNFLTLFGMLAVMFWLNFELALLAAAILPVFLVSTVRLTGRIHKVARTQRRREGAMAASAAESIGAIKVVQALSLQGLLERSFKRDNLKSLKEGERAQQLAAGLERTVELLVGAAIALVLWRGAQLVLERALTPGDLLVFVTYLKTAFKPMRYLAKYTGQIAKATASGERVVEVIDSVPDVRDLPGAVEAPPLTGAIRFEGVSFGYQPGSPILEDLDFTIEPGERIALVGPSGGGKSTLASLILRLYDPSAGRVLIDGRDARSYKLDSLRRQVSIVLQESVLFAVSVRDNIAYGAPGTTGVEVEAAARLANAHSFIEALPQGYDTILGERGASLSGGQRQRIAIARAAVRRSPIVVLDEPTVGLDGASEQAVNEALERLTHGCTTILISHDLQAACSAERIFFIEAGRLVEQGSPTELLRAGGRYAALYRCQVPAAASGKP, from the coding sequence ATGCACCTGCGCGTTCCCAAGCTGAACCTGCCGGGTTTTGGCCGCATTCTGCGCTGCTTCTGGCCTGAGATCCGCAAGCAAAAACTGCTGCTTGCCGGGTCGTTTAGTGCCCTCATCGCCGAGACCGCCCTGCGGCTGTTGGAACCGTGGCCGCTGAAGTACATCTTCGATACGGTGATCCTGCCCCAATCGGGTGCTGTGCTGCCGGCTCCCCTGGCCGGGGCCGAACCGACGGTGGTGCTCACCGCCCTCGCCCTCGGCCTGGTGGCCATCGCCGCGCTCCGGGCCGGGGCTGCCTACCTGGCGGTGGTCGGCATGTCGCTGGTGGCCACCCAGGTGATGAGCGAGGTGCGCGCCCGGCTCTACAGCCAGATCCAGCGCCTCTCCCTCGCCTTTCATAGCCGCCACAAAAGCGGAGATCTGATTGCCCGGGTCACCAGCGACACCGAACGGCTGCGGGAGGTGACCGTCACTGCGGCCCTGCCTTTGCTCACCAACTTTCTGACCCTCTTCGGAATGCTCGCGGTGATGTTCTGGCTCAACTTCGAGCTGGCCCTGCTCGCCGCCGCCATCTTGCCGGTGTTTTTAGTCTCGACGGTGCGCCTCACCGGCCGCATCCACAAAGTCGCCCGTACCCAGCGCCGCCGCGAAGGGGCGATGGCCGCGAGCGCCGCCGAGTCGATCGGCGCCATCAAGGTGGTGCAGGCCCTGTCGCTGCAGGGGCTGTTGGAGCGCTCCTTCAAGCGCGACAACCTCAAAAGTCTCAAAGAGGGCGAGCGCGCCCAGCAACTGGCGGCGGGCCTGGAGCGCACAGTCGAGTTGCTGGTGGGGGCAGCCATCGCCCTGGTACTCTGGCGCGGAGCGCAACTGGTGCTGGAGCGCGCCCTCACCCCCGGCGATCTGCTGGTGTTTGTCACCTACTTGAAGACGGCCTTCAAGCCGATGCGCTACCTGGCCAAGTACACCGGTCAGATCGCCAAGGCCACCGCCTCCGGCGAGCGGGTGGTCGAAGTGATCGACAGCGTCCCGGACGTCCGGGATTTGCCGGGAGCCGTCGAAGCCCCGCCCCTGACCGGGGCGATCCGCTTCGAGGGGGTAAGCTTCGGCTACCAGCCGGGCAGTCCAATCCTCGAAGATCTCGATTTCACGATCGAACCGGGTGAGCGCATCGCCCTGGTCGGTCCCTCCGGCGGCGGCAAATCGACCCTGGCAAGCCTGATCTTGCGCCTCTACGACCCGAGCGCCGGACGGGTGCTCATCGACGGTCGCGACGCGCGCAGCTACAAGCTCGATTCGTTGCGCCGCCAGGTGAGCATCGTCCTGCAGGAGAGCGTGCTCTTCGCGGTGAGCGTGCGCGACAACATCGCCTACGGCGCCCCCGGCACCACCGGCGTGGAGGTCGAAGCGGCCGCCCGCCTCGCCAACGCCCACAGCTTCATCGAAGCGCTTCCCCAGGGCTACGACACGATCCTGGGCGAGCGGGGTGCCAGCCTCTCCGGCGGCCAGCGCCAGCGCATCGCCATCGCCCGCGCCGCCGTGCGCCGCTCACCCATCGTCGTGCTCGACGAACCGACCGTCGGCCTGGACGGTGCGAGCGAGCAGGCGGTCAACGAAGCGCTCGAACGCCTCACCCACGGCTGCACGACCATTTTGATCTCCCACGACCTGCAGGCTGCCTGCAGCGCCGAGCGGATTTTCTTTATCGAAGCGGGCCGGCTCGTCGAGCAGGGCAGCCCCACAGAACTGTTGCGCGCGGGCGGGCGCTACGCCGCCCTCTACCGGTGTCAGGTGCCGGCCGCCGCTTCGGGCAAGCCCTGA
- a CDS encoding bifunctional folylpolyglutamate synthase/dihydrofolate synthase, translating to MTAGGYLDHLQKFGVHLGLERIRALLKRLGEPQVTFQAVHVAGTNGKGSVCAYLSHILQAAGYRTGRYTSPHLLDWNERIWIGGAFISDGALQACLATVKTAAEHLPKSLGEPTQFEIVTAAAFLYFAQSAVEVAVVEVGLGGRLDATNVFEPPLASVITSVGLDHCEQLGSTLAAIAAEKAGILRSGCPLVCAPLSPEAMQVVTKKALALDVGITLAEPARAVAPGEAQWQGIRYRLPLAGGVQLQNSATALATCQVLRGRGLPIDETSIRAGFENTVWPGRYQRLGERLLLDGAHNEDGAVALRAYLDCLHPKASIRWIVGILESKDAQAVLRALLRPGDTFVAVPIPDARSHPPETLAFMAQTMGLSSIASASGFSEALRLGDTERLTVIAGSLYLAGAVLREWPRLQKR from the coding sequence ATGACGGCTGGAGGCTATCTCGATCACTTGCAAAAATTTGGCGTTCACCTGGGCTTGGAGCGCATCCGTGCGCTGCTGAAGCGCCTGGGGGAGCCGCAGGTTACCTTCCAAGCCGTGCATGTGGCGGGGACCAATGGCAAAGGCTCGGTCTGCGCTTATCTGAGCCATATCTTGCAGGCGGCCGGGTATCGGACGGGCCGTTACACTTCACCCCACTTGCTCGACTGGAACGAGCGCATCTGGATAGGCGGTGCTTTTATCTCGGACGGGGCTTTGCAGGCGTGCCTGGCAACAGTAAAAACTGCCGCCGAGCATTTGCCGAAAAGTTTGGGGGAGCCCACCCAGTTCGAGATTGTCACGGCCGCCGCATTCTTGTACTTTGCCCAATCCGCCGTCGAAGTGGCGGTGGTCGAGGTCGGACTGGGCGGACGACTCGACGCCACCAACGTCTTCGAGCCGCCGCTGGCGAGCGTAATCACCAGTGTCGGTCTGGATCACTGCGAGCAACTCGGCTCCACGCTGGCGGCCATCGCCGCCGAAAAAGCCGGGATTTTGCGGTCCGGCTGCCCCCTGGTCTGCGCGCCGCTGTCCCCGGAAGCGATGCAGGTAGTTACCAAAAAGGCACTGGCGTTGGACGTTGGGATCACCTTGGCTGAGCCTGCCCGGGCGGTCGCCCCGGGTGAGGCGCAGTGGCAGGGAATTCGTTACCGGCTTCCCCTCGCAGGCGGGGTGCAGCTGCAAAATAGCGCCACCGCCCTCGCCACCTGCCAAGTGCTCCGGGGGCGGGGACTGCCTATTGATGAAACATCGATCCGCGCCGGATTCGAAAACACCGTCTGGCCGGGGCGCTACCAGCGGCTGGGCGAGCGGCTGCTGCTCGACGGTGCCCACAACGAGGACGGTGCTGTTGCTCTGCGCGCTTACCTGGACTGCCTTCACCCCAAAGCATCTATCCGCTGGATCGTGGGCATTCTTGAAAGCAAGGACGCGCAAGCTGTCTTGAGAGCCCTGCTCCGTCCGGGGGACACTTTTGTGGCCGTCCCCATTCCCGACGCCCGCTCCCATCCGCCCGAGACGCTGGCCTTTATGGCGCAGACTATGGGCCTGAGCTCCATCGCAAGCGCCTCCGGTTTTTCTGAAGCGCTGCGGCTCGGTGATACAGAGCGCCTGACGGTGATCGCCGGCTCTTTGTACCTGGCGGGAGCCGTGCTGCGGGAGTGGCCGCGCCTCCAAAAGCGATGA
- the mscL gene encoding large conductance mechanosensitive channel protein MscL, giving the protein MLDGFKQFLLRGNVVDLAVGVVIGAAFGKIVETLVSSFITPLIAAIGGQPDFSGLYFTINNSKFMYGQFINAVVSFLIIAAVVYFLVVLPVNALISQARKEPSPDPTTKKCPECASEIPITARRCPFCTSVLVGSPTK; this is encoded by the coding sequence ATGCTGGACGGATTCAAACAATTTTTGCTGCGGGGGAATGTCGTCGACCTAGCCGTGGGCGTGGTCATCGGTGCCGCCTTCGGAAAAATCGTCGAAACCCTGGTTTCAAGCTTCATCACACCGCTAATTGCCGCCATCGGCGGCCAGCCGGACTTCTCCGGCCTCTACTTTACGATCAACAACAGCAAGTTCATGTACGGCCAATTCATCAACGCGGTCGTCTCGTTTTTGATCATTGCGGCGGTGGTCTACTTTTTGGTCGTGCTGCCGGTGAACGCCCTGATTTCGCAGGCGCGCAAGGAACCGTCCCCCGACCCGACCACCAAGAAGTGTCCCGAGTGCGCCAGCGAAATTCCGATCACTGCGCGCCGCTGCCCTTTTTGTACTTCGGTGCTGGTGGGTTCGCCGACGAAGTGA
- a CDS encoding host attachment protein yields the protein MNDILVLAIDAARARFLALERPEFPEWEPGPTLVEGEALINAEREAAGRQLWSEIKTGRNRGPGAGPAHAYDDHRENHAEEFERRFARLVAQEAARRADRFQVRQVVLVAERRMLGFVREALAPLLGAQVRLEELAKDLCKLRAAELQAHLAGENLLPAHRRP from the coding sequence ATGAACGATATTCTGGTATTGGCGATCGACGCGGCGCGCGCCCGTTTTTTGGCCCTGGAGCGGCCGGAATTTCCCGAATGGGAGCCCGGGCCGACGCTTGTCGAAGGGGAGGCGCTCATCAACGCCGAGCGCGAGGCGGCCGGGCGGCAGCTGTGGTCTGAGATTAAGACGGGGCGCAACCGTGGACCGGGAGCCGGTCCTGCCCACGCCTACGACGATCACCGCGAAAATCACGCGGAGGAGTTCGAGCGGCGCTTTGCCAGGTTGGTCGCCCAGGAGGCCGCCCGCCGCGCTGACCGGTTTCAGGTGCGTCAGGTAGTGCTGGTGGCGGAGCGGCGGATGCTCGGGTTTGTCCGCGAGGCGCTCGCTCCGCTATTGGGTGCTCAGGTGCGCCTGGAGGAGTTGGCTAAGGATCTCTGCAAACTGAGGGCGGCTGAGTTGCAGGCGCATCTGGCGGGGGAAAACTTGCTGCCGGCGCACCGGCGGCCATAG
- a CDS encoding NAD-dependent epimerase codes for MKVLITGVAGFIGYHLAARLLQEGSKVYGIDNLNSYYDVRLKEARLARLVPHGHFAFRHLDIARRPAMFELFESESFDCVVHLAAQAGVRYSLKNPFAYVDSNLSGFVNLLECCRTSGIEHLVYASSSSVYGANTKAPFSVADNVDHPVSLYAATKKANELMAHAYSHLYALPTTGLRFFTVYGPWGRPDMAYFKFVQAIEAGKPIDVYNHGHMQRDFTYIDDIVEGIVRLLPRVPTNTGAAPYRIYNIGNHQPVSLIEFIEVIEQALGKRAVKNLLPMQPGDVPATCADVDDLMREVGFKPSTPLTVGIERFVCWYRDYLSAATPVVRTTTTVRPRWPAVAPAEIAG; via the coding sequence ATGAAAGTCCTAATCACCGGGGTAGCCGGCTTCATCGGCTACCACCTGGCGGCGCGTCTGCTCCAGGAAGGCAGCAAAGTCTACGGCATCGACAACCTCAACAGCTACTACGACGTGCGCCTCAAAGAAGCGCGCCTCGCACGGCTGGTGCCGCATGGGCACTTCGCTTTCCGGCACCTCGACATCGCCCGCCGCCCGGCCATGTTCGAACTATTCGAAAGCGAATCGTTCGACTGTGTCGTCCACCTGGCGGCCCAGGCAGGGGTGCGCTACTCGCTCAAAAACCCCTTCGCCTACGTCGACAGCAACTTGAGCGGCTTCGTCAACCTGCTGGAGTGCTGCCGCACCAGCGGCATCGAGCATCTGGTCTACGCCTCCTCCAGTTCGGTCTACGGCGCCAACACCAAAGCGCCCTTCTCGGTGGCCGACAACGTCGATCACCCGGTCTCGCTCTACGCCGCCACCAAAAAAGCGAACGAGTTGATGGCCCACGCCTACAGCCACCTGTACGCCCTGCCGACCACGGGATTGCGCTTTTTTACCGTCTACGGCCCCTGGGGACGGCCGGACATGGCCTACTTCAAGTTCGTCCAGGCCATCGAAGCAGGCAAGCCCATCGACGTCTACAACCACGGCCACATGCAGCGCGACTTCACCTATATCGACGACATCGTCGAAGGGATTGTCCGCCTCCTCCCCCGCGTTCCCACCAATACAGGAGCTGCCCCCTACCGCATCTACAACATCGGCAACCACCAGCCGGTGAGTCTGATTGAATTTATCGAAGTCATCGAGCAGGCCCTGGGCAAGCGGGCCGTGAAAAACCTGCTGCCGATGCAACCCGGCGACGTGCCCGCCACCTGCGCCGATGTGGACGACCTGATGCGCGAAGTCGGCTTCAAACCGAGCACCCCCCTCACCGTCGGCATCGAGCGCTTCGTCTGCTGGTACCGCGATTACCTGAGCGCCGCCACACCCGTTGTGCGCACCACCACCACCGTCCGCCCGCGATGGCCCGCCGTAGCGCCCGCCGAAATCGCGGGTTAG
- a CDS encoding iron uptake porin yields MARRSARRNRGLAALLASLLLGAGPLAAEPDPAVSQLADVRSGEWAERTLAGLERRLGLPDPAHPHALLISRAEFAVRLGRVLAAVEKSAQQANALDAEQFDALRRLQLEFLPERESLTARLENLEKRLDRAKYAPFDSKTTMSGQVIFGLSTLSNPIDDEDEDDSTAVRFSGRARLTFDTTFGRNDRLRVRLQAGDFPNYGSLAGSDMARLGVGGNTNRVFNVARLEYRFDLAKNLRVYIGALGGRLDDFTDALHPLVGSTGSGAISRFGQRNAIYRLISGTGAGVRWEATKTLTLSAGFVADFGSLAEDDDLDDARQTDRFLPTGILAQLNFQPSKTTGIGLSYIRTFNALDTGTGSERANDPFDGDSKRVFADSYGLQGFWKISPGLQIGGWFGLTEARADDLPSRPGSSIVNYALSFAFADLGGKGNLGGLVVGQPPRVVRSDLGNKFQDPDGAVHLEIFYRIRLTDRISITPGLLTIFNPENNRENPTVQVGTLRATFDF; encoded by the coding sequence ATGGCCCGCCGTAGCGCCCGCCGAAATCGCGGGTTAGCCGCCCTGCTCGCCTCGCTGTTGCTCGGAGCGGGGCCACTGGCAGCTGAGCCGGACCCTGCCGTCTCGCAGCTGGCGGATGTACGCTCAGGCGAGTGGGCCGAGCGCACGCTTGCGGGCCTGGAGCGCCGGCTGGGCCTGCCGGACCCTGCCCATCCGCATGCGCTGCTCATCTCGCGCGCCGAATTTGCCGTTCGCCTCGGCCGGGTGCTCGCGGCCGTCGAAAAATCGGCGCAACAGGCAAATGCGCTGGATGCCGAACAATTCGACGCCCTGCGGCGGCTGCAACTGGAGTTTCTTCCCGAGCGCGAATCGCTCACCGCCCGCCTCGAAAACCTCGAAAAGCGCCTGGATCGGGCCAAGTACGCCCCATTTGACAGCAAAACCACCATGAGCGGCCAGGTGATCTTCGGCCTGAGCACCCTCAGCAACCCGATCGACGACGAGGACGAGGACGACAGCACCGCCGTGCGCTTCAGCGGCCGGGCACGCCTCACCTTCGACACGACCTTCGGCCGCAACGACCGCCTGCGGGTGCGGCTGCAGGCGGGCGATTTTCCCAACTACGGTTCGCTTGCCGGCAGCGACATGGCCCGTCTCGGGGTAGGGGGCAACACCAACCGGGTCTTCAACGTCGCCCGGCTGGAGTACCGCTTCGACCTCGCCAAAAATCTGCGCGTCTACATCGGAGCTCTGGGGGGCCGCCTCGACGACTTTACCGACGCACTCCATCCGCTGGTGGGCAGCACCGGCAGCGGTGCCATCTCGCGCTTCGGCCAGCGCAACGCCATTTACCGGCTCATCAGCGGCACCGGCGCGGGCGTGCGCTGGGAGGCCACCAAGACCCTCACCCTCTCGGCGGGTTTCGTGGCCGACTTCGGCTCCCTGGCCGAGGACGACGATCTCGACGATGCCAGGCAGACCGACCGCTTCCTGCCCACCGGGATACTCGCCCAATTGAACTTCCAGCCGAGCAAGACCACCGGGATTGGCTTGAGCTATATCCGCACCTTCAACGCTCTCGACACCGGCACCGGCAGCGAACGGGCCAACGACCCCTTCGACGGCGACAGCAAGCGCGTCTTCGCCGATTCCTACGGCCTGCAGGGGTTCTGGAAAATTTCCCCAGGCTTGCAAATCGGCGGCTGGTTCGGCCTCACCGAGGCGCGCGCCGACGATCTACCCTCCCGCCCAGGATCCAGCATCGTCAACTACGCGCTCTCCTTTGCCTTCGCGGACCTGGGAGGCAAGGGCAACCTGGGCGGCCTCGTCGTCGGCCAACCGCCCCGCGTGGTGCGTAGCGATCTAGGCAACAAGTTTCAGGATCCGGACGGGGCAGTGCATCTCGAAATTTTCTATCGCATCCGCCTCACCGACCGCATCTCGATCACCCCCGGGTTGCTCACGATCTTCAATCCCGAAAACAACCGCGAAAACCCAACCGTACAAGTCGGCACCCTGCGCGCAACGTTCGATTTTTAG
- a CDS encoding glycosyltransferase family 2 protein, whose protein sequence is MRKPTVCLIVSPRERFSYTRESLESLYTHTGYPFKLVYVDGGSPEPVQRYLQQQAALRGFELIRTAHYLAPNQARNLGLAHCGDSDYVVFVDNDIQVTAGWLERLVDCAETTGAAVVGPLVCIGTPGEERVHLAGGEARILQQTDEDGRDERRIHEKHYFVNRPLAEVLGKTARRPCEFAEFHCVLVRASLMGRLGPLDEQLLSTREHIDFCLTVQQAGGSIWVEPDSVVTYVPGPPFDWSDLSYFLLRWSDAWELASLKHFRKKWGLAKDKYFQKRLDRLGHRRHQAFLRPLVRALSLGGEYDAELEAMLAGMEKQLNRYLTERLGASATVPPAPVPTAAAAQE, encoded by the coding sequence ATGCGCAAGCCAACCGTCTGCCTTATCGTCTCGCCGCGCGAGCGCTTCAGCTACACGCGCGAGTCGCTCGAAAGCCTCTATACCCACACGGGCTATCCCTTCAAGCTCGTCTACGTCGACGGCGGCTCCCCCGAGCCGGTGCAGCGCTACTTGCAACAGCAAGCCGCCCTTCGTGGGTTCGAACTGATCCGCACCGCACACTACCTGGCCCCCAACCAGGCGCGCAACCTGGGCCTGGCCCACTGCGGCGACAGCGATTACGTCGTATTTGTCGATAACGACATCCAGGTCACCGCGGGCTGGCTGGAGCGGCTGGTCGACTGCGCCGAGACCACCGGTGCCGCCGTGGTCGGTCCGCTCGTCTGCATCGGCACTCCCGGCGAGGAGCGCGTGCACCTGGCGGGCGGCGAAGCGCGCATCCTCCAGCAAACCGATGAAGATGGCCGCGACGAGCGCCGCATCCACGAAAAGCACTACTTCGTCAACCGCCCCCTCGCCGAGGTGCTGGGCAAGACCGCCCGCCGCCCCTGCGAATTTGCCGAATTTCACTGCGTGCTGGTGCGCGCCTCGCTGATGGGCCGCCTCGGTCCCCTCGACGAACAGTTGCTGAGCACCCGCGAGCACATCGATTTTTGTCTGACGGTGCAGCAGGCGGGGGGCAGCATCTGGGTCGAACCCGACTCGGTGGTGACCTACGTGCCGGGACCGCCCTTCGACTGGTCGGATCTGTCCTACTTCCTGCTGCGCTGGAGCGACGCCTGGGAACTGGCGAGCCTCAAGCATTTTCGCAAAAAGTGGGGCCTGGCCAAGGACAAGTACTTTCAAAAGCGCCTCGACCGCCTCGGCCACCGGCGCCACCAGGCGTTCTTGCGCCCGCTGGTGCGCGCCCTGAGCCTCGGCGGCGAGTACGACGCCGAACTGGAGGCGATGCTGGCTGGGATGGAGAAGCAGCTCAACCGCTACCTCACCGAGCGCCTGGGTGCGTCCGCTACGGTACCACCCGCGCCGGTGCCGACTGCCGCTGCGGCCCAGGAGTAA